The stretch of DNA CTCCCTTAAGTGGAGAGTAGTAGTAATTGTAGCAACAAACCCAAGAAAAAACCATGGCTTCTTATGAAGCTACGAATGTTATTTTCACCAAGGTCAAGAATTTAGACCCAGAGAATGCTTCGAAAATCATTGGGTACATTCTCATTCAAGACCTTGCAGAGAAAGATTTGGTGCGACTGGCTTTCGGACCGGATAACCTTTTGCACTCGTTGGTTGTAAGGGCTAAAATCCAGTTGGGACTTTGCTCGAACACTTcgtcttcaccttcttcaacgcCTTCTTCTCCTTCACCTCTTAACCCCATAGCCAGGCCATCTAATATTAGCTGTAACAGTAACCCATTTTCGCAATCTTCTCCGAGACTCCCAAACGGCTTTGACTTCAAGAACCCTTCTTCTCCATCCTCAAATTCTTGGCCGCTTTCTGGGTTTTCAAACAACCCCATTAGTAGTCCGAAGTCTAGTCCCTTGCTCTCATACGACAATATTCGGTCTGGGTCGTTTCCACTCCCGCTTCACCACTACAAGGATGGTGGCGAGGCTGCTGTTGCTGCTAATGCTGACCTCATTGACGAGCATCAGCTCAGTGAGTACCTCTCTTTTATGAACGACTCGTCGTCTAGGGGTGAGGATTTAGTCGATCTGCGGCTCGAATTGGGTCACGGTGCTCATGATTGGGGTCATTCCGTCAACAATGGAGATGCCCATTTCCACAGAAGGAGCTACTCGGCTAGTGAGGTATCTTTCGGGACTGAAGATTCAGGCTTGGGTATTGGATTTAAGCCTTGCCTTTACTTCGCTAGAGGGTTTTGCAAGAACGGAAGCAACTGCAAGTTCGTGCATGGCGGCTTCGGAGATGTAGTGGAACCTTCTGGTGCCATTGTGGGTTCGCCGAGTAAGTTCGAGGGCTTCGAACATGATGAAATGATGAGATGGAAGGCTGCCCAGCAGCAGCAAAGGTTAGCTGCTGCATCTCAGTTCATGGCTGGAGTCTCACCATCTGTTAACAAGTATATGAATTTCCTCTTGCAACAGCATAATGACCCCCAgaggtatatacatatatatatattcattattaATACACATACTTACATACTACATACATTTGAAGTGATTGTCGTTCGTATTCGTTATGGCCCTTATTTGTGTTTATATATTCATACGTTGTATAAGTACGCGTACATACTATATGTTGAGTTATCCATGTTTTTTGGGTTTCATTATAGAGCCGCAGCCGCAGCAGCAGCACTCATGATGGGAGAGGATTTTTACAAGTTTGGGCGTTGTCGACCAGAAAGAAATGACTTTTTGTCAATGTCTGCTGCTGAAAAGATGAACTCGGCCTCAAGACAGATCTACTTGACATTTCCAGCTGAGAGCACTTTTAAGGATGAAGATGTTTCCGAATATTTTAAGTAACATACTATACTACTCTTTTAAATATCTTTACCTTCTTACTAGTTGTTGGGATCCGTTTTTTATTGCATATCTGATGTCATAGTTAGAATGAAGATCTTAGTAATTGTAAAACATTTATCTGTGCTTTtagattttcaaaataataatcctTCTGCTTATTGGAATCAGGTTTTCGAATTTGCTTTTGGGACTGTGCTGTTGGAAATCTCAACataatttagtttttatgtttatataaCTTCTCCATGTTCAAAGGATAATTATGTTTGTGGCTTATTCCTTTGAAAGGTGGTTTGTAGCTCTCTTTCATTTTCTTAGATGTTATTCCTTAAGTTATCATTGGTCATCAATTGTGGGGCTTACACTTTTGGAACTTTCTGAAAAGTTTATACCAAGCATCCCACAattttaatttcatcatttagCTGGTGCAAAGAGTTTCATTGTATTACAAGAGTATTTATCTTCATAAGCTGATtttcttttctcatttttttacgGAAGCTTGGTCAGTAGCTGGGATAACTTTCTCAGAAAAGTTTAGTTTCAGCATATTGATAATATTATGCTTTTTCACTGGATTAGTAAATTGGGCACATGCTTGTTAGATGTTTCTGAATTTGACAGCAAGGAGACTAACTTTGAGGCATCAGAAAATGTATATTTTCTTGAATATTCTTGAACACATGATTTATTTTCGCAacaatgttatttttatttctatttttcacATGCAAAATTGGTCATCATTTCATTTCAAATGCCAATTGATTTATTgtagttataatattattaggCTAAACTCTAGACATTGcaattgaattgtttctttttgtgaaattttataGCAAGTTTGGACCTGTGCAAGATGTAAGGATTCCTTACCAACAGAAGCGGATGTTTGGGTTTGTTACGTTCGTCCATCCAGAAACCGTGAGGTTCATTCTGTCTAAAGGAAATCCTCATTTTATATGTGATTCTCGTGTTCTTGTCAAGCCTTATAAGGAGAAGGGAAAAGTTCTAGACAAGTATgtgcttttatttattttggcatATCTAGATTGTCTCTTGTAATTCATGTATTAAACACTTACTATTCAAATTCAGGAGGCAGCAGCATCAACAACAACAGCTTGAGCGAGAATTTTCGACATGTTTGAGCCCTTCTGGACTTGAGTCTAGGGAATCCTACGACCTTCAGCTAGGTAATTCTGTttatatcatctttttcctTATTTCCTTTCAAACTTTAATCCCTTATGTCATTCTTAAATAATAGTAAAAGAGAAGGTTAATGCATACGATGAACTATTTCTCTTGCCCTcgtcaaatttaaataatgtgtTGTCTGTACAGGCGGGAGAATGTTGTACAACACACAGGACATTCTCTTGAGAAGAAAATTGGAGCAAGCTGAACTTCAACAGGCCATTGAACTCCAAGGGAGAAGGTTGATGAATCTGCAGCTACCAGAGCTGAAGAATGATCGATTGCACCATCATCAGCGTAGTCTCTCTGTTGGTGCTCCTGTTCCCTTACCCCCTCAGTCTCTTTCAAGCAGTAGTCAAAATTCATTTGATGGCGTTAAACAGGAGGTCCCAGAAGGTTAGCTAATTAACGaccattatatttttttttctgattgtCTAATATAAAAAGCTATACTTGGTGCTTATTATGCCTATTGTATCGCAGACTGTAATAAAACTGCTACTGCCACCATTTCTGTGACTTCTGAAGTAGCAGTGCAGCAGCATCAGCAAGAAGAAGATTCTGCTTGCATTGACAATGATGTTAAGGAGAAGGTCTTTGTCTCAGAAGATCGTGATCTCCATAGAAGGTATTCTGCATTGTTTTATTAAAACACTAGGGGAAACTCCCggaatcaaagaaaacaagttttatattgtttaaCACCATTAAAAGCCTCAATTTGTTATGTGTGCTTTTTTTGTTAATTGAACTTTATAACATATTCTTCCTTTTCATTTTGCTTTGTTCCGAGAGCAGTGTAGAACAGGTGCTTCCTGACAACCTCTTTGCTTCTCCTACTAAGGCATCTGGTAATCATATCTCCGACTTCTCCACTGCTGTGGTGGAATTAAATGAAAGTACCACACTTGCTAGTGAAAAAAATTCGCCACCACCTATCTCTTCTGCCTGCTATATGGCGTCTAATCCATAACGATTTATCTTGTGCAAAGGTGCTGCTATtactcttattattttaatcTCTTTGCCCTCAATACATAGAGTGGAAGATGGCATAAGAAACCTGCTTAACATTGCTTCTTTATCTCAGGAGTAAACATGGCCAGCAGGGATTTGACTTTTCTTAGGTAAGAAGTGATGCGTTGGATTATTGTTTTCTTCTTTCACCATGAAAAGAAAGGGATGAG from Cannabis sativa cultivar Pink pepper isolate KNU-18-1 chromosome 2, ASM2916894v1, whole genome shotgun sequence encodes:
- the LOC115719243 gene encoding zinc finger CCCH domain-containing protein 55; protein product: MASYEATNVIFTKVKNLDPENASKIIGYILIQDLAEKDLVRLAFGPDNLLHSLVVRAKIQLGLCSNTSSSPSSTPSSPSPLNPIARPSNISCNSNPFSQSSPRLPNGFDFKNPSSPSSNSWPLSGFSNNPISSPKSSPLLSYDNIRSGSFPLPLHHYKDGGEAAVAANADLIDEHQLSEYLSFMNDSSSRGEDLVDLRLELGHGAHDWGHSVNNGDAHFHRRSYSASEVSFGTEDSGLGIGFKPCLYFARGFCKNGSNCKFVHGGFGDVVEPSGAIVGSPSKFEGFEHDEMMRWKAAQQQQRLAAASQFMAGVSPSVNKYMNFLLQQHNDPQRAAAAAAALMMGEDFYKFGRCRPERNDFLSMSAAEKMNSASRQIYLTFPAESTFKDEDVSEYFNKFGPVQDVRIPYQQKRMFGFVTFVHPETVRFILSKGNPHFICDSRVLVKPYKEKGKVLDKRQQHQQQQLEREFSTCLSPSGLESRESYDLQLGGRMLYNTQDILLRRKLEQAELQQAIELQGRRLMNLQLPELKNDRLHHHQRSLSVGAPVPLPPQSLSSSSQNSFDGVKQEVPEDCNKTATATISVTSEVAVQQHQQEEDSACIDNDVKEKVFVSEDRDLHRSVEQVLPDNLFASPTKASGNHISDFSTAVVELNESTTLASEKNSPPPISSACYMASNP